The sequence TTCCCTTTTGTCATTGACTGTGCAACTTCTCTGGCACAGCGCGGGAAAATTGAATTATATGACAGGGCAAACAAAGAATTGCCGGAAAGCTGGGTAATAGACCAGAACGGCAGGACCAGGACGGACACTCACCAGATACTTCAAGACCTGGTAAAAGGTACGGCTGCGCTTGCGCCTCTCGGAGGTATAGGTGAAGAAACAGCAGGGTATAAGGGTTACGGGTATGCTACGGTAGTGGAGATACTCTCGGCGGCATTGCAGGACGGAAGTTTCTTAAAAGGCCTTTTAGGAGTTAAGGACGGCAAACCGGCCCCGTATCACCTTGGCCATTTTTTTATCGTTATAAATATTGAGTCTTTTATAGACCTGAACAGGTTTAAAAAGATAACAGGGGATATCCTTCGTGAACTGAGGGCATCTAAGAAAATGCCGGGCCAGGACAGGATATACACTGCCGGGGAAAAAGAGTTCATAGCCTGGCAAGACAGAAAAAATAAAGGTGTTCCTGTGAACGAAGTCCTGCAAAAAGAAATAATAACGATGAGAGACGAGACAGGTTTAATAAACTATCAGTTTCCGTTTTAGCTTGCTTATTACTTATCACATAATGCTTATATCTGGCTTTTTGCTATAGCTTTTACAATATCTTTCTTCGTTACAACTCCTCTCAGCCTGCCGTTTTCTAAAACCGGGAAATAATGGACTGCTTTATCTATCATTAAAGTTGCTATATCTTCCATAGTAGCTTCAGGAGTTATAGTAATGGGTTTTTCATCCATTATGCCTGAAACAGTTGTTGCTGATATTTTTTTCAGTTCATCCTCGAATTTTTTCTCGCCCAGAGTAAAAAATCCCGAAAGGAAATAGACAAAAGTCGGAAGGTGCACTTTTGTATCTTTGAAAATAATGCCGTCTTCGAGCACAAGCCCTAGGAATCCGCCGTTATCGTCCACAACAGGCGCGCCGCTGATGTTCCTGTCGATGAACATCTCAGCAAGCTTGTGAACGTCCATGTCCGGCTTGACAGTTATGACGTCTTTGGTCATTATCTCTTTTGCGAGCATACGTTCTCCCGTGAGAGTAAAAACAAAATGTAAAGCAACCTGACTAAATATTTACCTGTAGCCAGGCTGCTTCATTAAATTAAGCTTTGTTTTTTCTATTTTATTTCGCTTTTCCTAAGATCCTGAAAACTTTTGTTCCGCAGGCAGGACAGCAGCCTGCCATTGCTTTCATGCCGTTTTTCATTACTTTTTCCTTACCATCTTTGATCTCTACGGTCTTTTTACATTTCATACATCTTCCTTCAGCCATTTTAGCCTCCCTTTATAATTTAAGAACTTTCAACCTGGTAATATTATATTAAAATATTACGAAATTGCAAATAGCAGAGCATAATTTTCAATATTACTGATTCATTATAAAATTAGCAATTATCATTGTACATTTCAAAATAAAAATTTAAAGCCTGAAAAAATACAATATTTGCATTGCTAATTGCTAATTTTGCATTGCCCTTATGGCCTTTATCCTTTCAAGTACCGGCGGATGGCTGTATTCTAAAAAAACCTTTAATGGGTGAGGTGTTAAATTCGACAAATTGTTGACGCTTAATTTTTTTAAAGCATTTATCATCGCTTCAGCTTTTTTGTAAGTATGGACCGCATAAGCGTCAGCCTCAAACTCGTGAACCCTGGACATTATACTAGTTATTACAGAAAAAATCATATTTATGGGAGCGTAAAGGAAGCCAAAGAAAAATAGGCTTGCATAGACCGAGATGTTTTCCATTTTAAATGCTTTAAATAGTTCCGCGTTGTTTATGAACAATGACAATATGAAAAACATTACCCCTGTTGTAATTATTGAAGTTATAATGGATTTCAAGATATGTTTTAGTTTATAATGCCCCATTTCATGAGCGAGCACGGATACAAGTTCGTCAACGCTGTGTTTTTCTATCAACGTGTCAAAAAGGACTATCCTCCTGTATTTCCCAAATCCGGTAAAGAACGCATTTGATTTAGTGGAACGTTTTGAGCCGTCCATTTTAAACAGCCCTTTCATCTTGAAATCCTGTTCCTTTGCATATTTTTCAAGGGTGGTTTTTAATTCGCCTTCTTCAAGAGGTATGAATTTGTTAAACAAAGGCATTATAATAACAGGAGCTATGAAGATCAAAAATATCTGGAAAACTGTAAGAGCCAGCCATGAGTACAGCCAGGCAAGAGCGCCAAATCTGGCAAAAAACCATATAACACCTGAAAATACAAGCCCGCCTATTATGACGAGGAGCACCCAGGATTTTAGTATGTCTAAAAAAAATGTTTTCAAAGTTGTCTTATTAAAACCGTATTTTTCTTCTATAACAAATGTTTCGTATAAAGAAAACGGTATCTTTAATACCTGAAGACCGAACAAAAGCATACCCGCGAAGATAAGCCCTGAAAAAATCTGCGCAAAACCAAAACTTCTTGCGATGCCGTCGACAAAATTGAAACCGCCGAGCATTATAAAAATGATGGTCAAAGCGGTAAAAAATCCGTCGGATAAAAAATCAAATTTAGTGTTGTCTTTTAAGTACTCCTGGGATGTTTTATACTTTTGAGCATCATAAAAACCGATGAATTCTTCAGGCAGCTGCGGCGAAGCATGGTTAAGGTTTAAAGTTTCAACAAGGAGATCAAGAAGATAACCGCCTATTATTATTGCTAAAATTATTATCAGATAAGTGTTCATGTTCCTCCTTACAATGATTTCAAATACAGGAACCTTAAGATGAAGAGCGCAGCAAACAAGTATACAAGCCAGCCTGCTTCTTTTCCTTTTCCTGAAAGCAGTTTTATTACGGCATAGCTTATAAAACCTACTGCTATACCCGTAGCTATGCTGAAAGACAGGGGGATTATTATGATGACTAAAAAAGCAGGTATAGATTCGCTGTAATCCGTCCAGTCAATTTTTGATATAGTTACAAGCATCATGCACCCGACTATTATCAAGGCAGGAGCAGTAACCGGATGGAGGGTGATACCGTTCGTGGTAGCATAGCCCCCGCCTATCATTTTAACAAAAGGAGAGAAAAAAAGCGCTACGAAAAACAATAACCCGGTAACGACACTGGCAAACCCGGAGCGGCCGCCTGTAGATATGCCGGCTGAGCTTTCTATATAACTTGTAACTGTCGGCGTGCCGCATACCGCCCCGGCGCATGAGCCGAGAGCATCGCTAAAGAGCGCTTTGCCTATCCTTGGGAACCTGCCGTCTTTGATGAAGCCGCCCAGTTCTCCTACTCCTGTAAGTGTCCCTACAGTATCGAACAGGTCCATAAAAAGAAAAACAAATATTATTGAAATAAGCCCGAAATTAAGGGCTCCTGCTATATCCATTTTCATAAAAGTCGGAGCCATAGAAGGCGGCAGGGAAACAAGCCCCTGGAATTTTACGATGTCCAGGGGTATGGCAAAAGCGGCGGTAACCAACATCCCCCAAAGAAGCGCCCCGCTTATTTTTTTTATTAATATTACGCTTGTAATAAGCAAGCCAAAAATAGATACTAATGTTGCGGGGTTAGTCACGTCTCCCAGAGAAACAAGAGTGGCAGGGTTAGCTACTATCAAACCGGAGTCAATAAGTCCTATAAAAGCGATAAATATGCCTATGCCGCAGGCTATTGCATAGCGTATTGATCCCGGTATGGAGTAGGCGATAGCTTCCCTTGCTTTTGTCAGAGTCAGCATAATAAAGATAATGCCTTGAATGAATACACAGCCAAGCGCGACTTCCCAGCTTATTTTCATGCTCAGGCAGACCGTATAAGTAAAAAAAGCGTTTATGCCCATACCCGGCGCAAGGGCTATAGGGTACTTGGCATAGACTCCCATGAATATAGTCGCTATCGCCGATGCTACGCAGGTGGCGGACATCGCAGCACCGATATCCATTCCGGCTTGAGCTATCATGGCGGGGTTAACGAATATTATGTATGCCATTGTCATAAAAGTAGTGACACCCGCAATGACCTCTGTCCTTATCGTGGTTTTAAGCTCCTGCATATTGAAGTAATTTTCGATAAAATTTTTTGTTTTCTGTTTCATGTTATGGAGTTAAATTCTACATTATTTATAAACCTAAAACAAGACCGGCTTAACCTTGATTAGAAAAACAATAATTATGTACAATTAATACTAAAATTACAGTAAAGGAAAACACTGTGCCTATTTTTGTTGTTCACGAACACCATGCAAGGAACCTTCATTTTGATTTCAGGTTAGAAATGGACGGTGTTTTAAAATCCTGGGCAATACCCAAAGGCCCGTCCATGAACCCTAAAGACAAACGCTTAGCTATACTTGTGGAAGACCATCCGCTTGACTATGCTCCTTTTGAAGGTGTTATACCCGAAGGACAGTACGGGGCAGGAGAGGTTGTTATCTGGGATAACGGCGAATTTGAAATAAGAGAAGGTTCATTTAAAGACAGTAAGATGGTTATTAGGATGAAAGGGAAAAAACTAAAAGGAGTTTTCTCTTTATTTATGTTAAAAGGACAACCTAAGAACTGGTTGTTGGTTAAAAAGAATGACGAGTTCGCAGATAAGAAATTTTCAATGGAAACAAAAAAAACTATTTAGTCTATACCGCTGCATACTGCCTCTGCTGTTCTATACGGAGTCCGAAAAAATCATTGGACACGGCTGGAGAGCGGTTCCACCTGTGCGTAAAAACACATTTATTTTTCAATAACAATTCTTTATGCTTAACTTGAAATACATTAGTTTTTGTGCTATAGTTATAGCGGAGAAGAACCATAAACTAAAATGAAAAATATCATTAAAAATCAATTCCTTTCATCATCTTCAGGCTCAGCCTTGATAATTGCCATTATAATAATGGTAATCATAGGCATCATGATACCAGTCGGACTGCAGATTGTTGAAAAATCATTTAAAGAAGCAAGATACCAGGAGTATACTGTTTCTGAGGCCGGGAATGTTGCGCGTGCAGGGATAGAAGATGCGATATTATGGTTCAGGCGCCAGTCCAACCAACCTGTAAGAACCGGAGTTCCTCTTACGGCAGACTATGCTTTTGATCCCAGGGTCAGCTCTGCTACGGCCAAATACGGCACTATTGATGAAAGCATAGGGCTTGTAAAGGAAGAAAGAATAAGCATGGATAATCAGGGAGTTAAATTTGCACGGTATGAGGTTAAACGCCAAACAGCTTCCGTATCATACGATGACTTTGCCGTGCATGATATTTCTAATGACAGGATTTTATCGTCAACTTCAACGACATCCCTGCAGGGCCAGGGAATCGTATGGTTTCTGGCAAGCAAAGGGTATATCTATTTAAGAAGGGATGCATCCGTACCATACAATCAACCGCCTAATCAGATAGTTGCAAAGGCCCGGGCGTCTACGGAAATAAGGCGTATACAGTTAAATACTCAGGGTTGCGGGGCACTTGTTAATAACGGGAGCAATGTTACTATAAACGCTAGAGGCAGGGTTTACGGGATTTTCGGGACTGTTACAAACCTTGCTCCGGCAAATTATGGAGATAATACTCGTTTTACAGGTTATACAAACCCAACCGTATCTTATGTTTTCGGTGTTACGGAGGCAGAACTCAAAGCCATAGCCGACCATGTTGTAAGTACGGTAAATGATCTTCCTGACCCCATACCGGAAATGTCTTTAATTTATATTGACGGAAATGCAGCGTTTAGCGCCGCAAGGCCCCTCGATGCCAGCGGGATCCTTTTTGTGAACGGGAATCTTACGATCGGCAACATGTCTATGAGCAAGTTCAGCGGTTTGATCTATGTGAAAGGCACTGCGTCAATAAGTGACGGTTGTTCCATAAGCGGAAGTATTATTGCTTATGGCGGTTTGACCCTTTCAAGGGCAGGCCCGCAGGATACGGCAGATATACAATTTGATGCAAACATCATTAACTCCGTTGCACAGCAGATATGCAATTACAGAGAAATTAAATCCTCGTACAGGGTATTTACCGGGATAAGGTAATAAAATGTTCAAACTTAAGAATTTCGATAACAGAGAGATTGCTTCGCCTCTGGCTCGCAATGACACTTCTTTAGTCATTGCGAGAAGCGGCGCGACGAAGCAATCTAATTTGAATGAACTCCTCAGTTCAAATAAAGGTTTTTCCTTAATAGAGATAATAATAGCTGTTGTTTTAATAACGCTTGCCTCGCTTTCAATCGTGCAGCTGCATGATTTTATGGCAAGACAGTCTACGAGGGTAAAAGAAAAATCATTAGCAACGCAGAAAGCCATGCAGATGATGGAAGAACTGCGTTCGCTTGTCTACGGCGCAGAAAGAACTGATATAAGCCTACTTGATGATTTCGATGACGGTACACACTTCCAATCAACACTTACGACAAACCGCGACATAACCAGCCCTTCTGCCCCTTTGAGCGGAAACAAAAATGGGAGGTATGGCTGGAGGTATATAAGGCATATTGAAGTGCGCAGGGTTGCAGACGACCAGTTTGCAAGAAGGGTTTTTGTCAGGGTTTTTGAAAACCGGGGAGATTTTACCAAGGTTTCAGATAACCCTGAAAAATACTCTGTTTCAGGAACGCCTACCACCCTTGCAGAAATATCAGGTATCTTAAGAACAATAAAAGGAAACTATGTCCCTACACAGGTTTACGATATTTACTTAGTGGCAATAGAAAATGTTCCCGGATGGTGGACAAGGCTTTCGCTTCTCAGGCCTATGGTTGCCAACATCATAGAAGATCTGCAAACAAGAAACCCGGGTATCTCCTTTAAAACCCACTGGATAACCCAGATGTCCTACGGCAGGGATACCCAGTATAAACCTTATCTTAACAGCACCACTTCTTCAGCAGATACCGCACTGCCTTATGTTTATATTTATCCGGGAAACACCGGGGTCGGAGACTACTATGCAGCCAATGTAATGAACTCCAAATTCAACATTGACGGAGTATGCCAGAACGCAGACAGCTATTCTTTATGCGATATGTACAACCATGCTGTCCGCTATCCTGAAGAAGAAAGCTCTTATAATGCGCTTCTTGCCCAGGCAAGGGCCGCGGGCACTGCAAACCCTGAGATGAGCTGGAGGATGCTCATTGAAAAAATGAATTCAGACCCCATGTCTCTTGCATCTGCTATCATATTAAACCTGCATGGTGAGCTTGTGCCTATTCCTGCTATGCGGAACTATTCAGATGCGGCAAAAGACCCGGTAACCCATCCCAATAAACGGGTAGTGACACATCCCGAGAACATCCAGTATGCAAGCGGAGCGGAAGTAAAGCTTCGAATTTATCCTTATGTGATAGACCCTAACAATGTTTCTGCGCCTGCAACGTATTCTCCGGGTTTTAAAGGGATGTATTATGATAATGCCGATCTAACAGGTTATACCGGCACAAACGTGCTCTCTGACATAAATTCTGACTGGGGGAGCGGCCGTCCGGGTAGTGTAGGCTTAACCGGCAGTAATTCGTTTTCTGTAGTATGGACAAGCTCCATAACGCCCAGGTATTCGGAAGTATATACATTTTATACTACGACAAACGACGGCGTACGCCTATATATAGACGGTGTTTTAATTATAAACAGCTGGGTAACCCAGGACCCTGCGGTACAAAGAACAGTGTTGATGCCATATGCTTTTGTGGCAGGCCAGCAATATTCCTTAAGGATGGAATATTATGAAAATACCAGTAATGCAAGTGCAAAATTAGAATGGCAAAGCGCGACCCAGGCAAGAGAAGTTATCCCGTCAAGCTGTTCTAACTCTTATGTAGTTGCTACTCCTGCCACTACCGGCACCTGGCGGTCAACTTCAACAATATCCATGGCCAGTATATATCTGCCTGATGATACTATCAACTCCGGCGATATAACAGTGCAAAGGCTAAACGGAAACCTTTCCGGAGCGTTTGCCTGGCAGGCACTTACTCAGCCGAGCACGAACTACAACTTATCATATCCTGT comes from Candidatus Liberimonas magnetica and encodes:
- a CDS encoding Ldh family oxidoreductase, translated to MNDKVVWVDFNLLERFMADVFQAVGVPEEDAKVCADVLITSDKRGIDSHGIARFKSIYYDRIKSGIQNPKTKFEVIKEGPATAVIDGHDGMGHVISKKAMEIALDKAQKLGLGMTAVRNSTHYGIAGYYVLMAAEKGMIGITGTNARPSVAPTFGVENMLGTNPLTFGIPSDEEFPFVIDCATSLAQRGKIELYDRANKELPESWVIDQNGRTRTDTHQILQDLVKGTAALAPLGGIGEETAGYKGYGYATVVEILSAALQDGSFLKGLLGVKDGKPAPYHLGHFFIVINIESFIDLNRFKKITGDILRELRASKKMPGQDRIYTAGEKEFIAWQDRKNKGVPVNEVLQKEIITMRDETGLINYQFPF
- a CDS encoding CBS domain-containing protein; protein product: MLAKEIMTKDVITVKPDMDVHKLAEMFIDRNISGAPVVDDNGGFLGLVLEDGIIFKDTKVHLPTFVYFLSGFFTLGEKKFEDELKKISATTVSGIMDEKPITITPEATMEDIATLMIDKAVHYFPVLENGRLRGVVTKKDIVKAIAKSQI
- a CDS encoding DUF5679 domain-containing protein, with amino-acid sequence MAEGRCMKCKKTVEIKDGKEKVMKNGMKAMAGCCPACGTKVFRILGKAK
- a CDS encoding M48 family metallopeptidase, producing MNTYLIIILAIIIGGYLLDLLVETLNLNHASPQLPEEFIGFYDAQKYKTSQEYLKDNTKFDFLSDGFFTALTIIFIMLGGFNFVDGIARSFGFAQIFSGLIFAGMLLFGLQVLKIPFSLYETFVIEEKYGFNKTTLKTFFLDILKSWVLLVIIGGLVFSGVIWFFARFGALAWLYSWLALTVFQIFLIFIAPVIIMPLFNKFIPLEEGELKTTLEKYAKEQDFKMKGLFKMDGSKRSTKSNAFFTGFGKYRRIVLFDTLIEKHSVDELVSVLAHEMGHYKLKHILKSIITSIITTGVMFFILSLFINNAELFKAFKMENISVYASLFFFGFLYAPINMIFSVITSIMSRVHEFEADAYAVHTYKKAEAMINALKKLSVNNLSNLTPHPLKVFLEYSHPPVLERIKAIRAMQN
- a CDS encoding NCS2 family permease; the protein is MKQKTKNFIENYFNMQELKTTIRTEVIAGVTTFMTMAYIIFVNPAMIAQAGMDIGAAMSATCVASAIATIFMGVYAKYPIALAPGMGINAFFTYTVCLSMKISWEVALGCVFIQGIIFIMLTLTKAREAIAYSIPGSIRYAIACGIGIFIAFIGLIDSGLIVANPATLVSLGDVTNPATLVSIFGLLITSVILIKKISGALLWGMLVTAAFAIPLDIVKFQGLVSLPPSMAPTFMKMDIAGALNFGLISIIFVFLFMDLFDTVGTLTGVGELGGFIKDGRFPRIGKALFSDALGSCAGAVCGTPTVTSYIESSAGISTGGRSGFASVVTGLLFFVALFFSPFVKMIGGGYATTNGITLHPVTAPALIIVGCMMLVTISKIDWTDYSESIPAFLVIIIIPLSFSIATGIAVGFISYAVIKLLSGKGKEAGWLVYLFAALFILRFLYLKSL
- a CDS encoding 3'-phosphoesterase, which gives rise to MPIFVVHEHHARNLHFDFRLEMDGVLKSWAIPKGPSMNPKDKRLAILVEDHPLDYAPFEGVIPEGQYGAGEVVIWDNGEFEIREGSFKDSKMVIRMKGKKLKGVFSLFMLKGQPKNWLLVKKNDEFADKKFSMETKKTI
- a CDS encoding prepilin-type N-terminal cleavage/methylation domain-containing protein gives rise to the protein MFKLKNFDNREIASPLARNDTSLVIARSGATKQSNLNELLSSNKGFSLIEIIIAVVLITLASLSIVQLHDFMARQSTRVKEKSLATQKAMQMMEELRSLVYGAERTDISLLDDFDDGTHFQSTLTTNRDITSPSAPLSGNKNGRYGWRYIRHIEVRRVADDQFARRVFVRVFENRGDFTKVSDNPEKYSVSGTPTTLAEISGILRTIKGNYVPTQVYDIYLVAIENVPGWWTRLSLLRPMVANIIEDLQTRNPGISFKTHWITQMSYGRDTQYKPYLNSTTSSADTALPYVYIYPGNTGVGDYYAANVMNSKFNIDGVCQNADSYSLCDMYNHAVRYPEEESSYNALLAQARAAGTANPEMSWRMLIEKMNSDPMSLASAIILNLHGELVPIPAMRNYSDAAKDPVTHPNKRVVTHPENIQYASGAEVKLRIYPYVIDPNNVSAPATYSPGFKGMYYDNADLTGYTGTNVLSDINSDWGSGRPGSVGLTGSNSFSVVWTSSITPRYSEVYTFYTTTNDGVRLYIDGVLIINSWVTQDPAVQRTVLMPYAFVAGQQYSLRMEYYENTSNASAKLEWQSATQAREVIPSSCSNSYVVATPATTGTWRSTSTISMASIYLPDDTINSGDITVQRLNGNLSGAFAWQALTQPSTNYNLSYPVGGGTLIKLYDLPLIHRSNAAGQGQRATKQLYGYEYIPCPIGADFSMDMTSTADSPKNSARATITFAAGALLNGQHKIETRIGDTYFTSGTDDPPCNLSRTYVWVGQTPPTTELYQFMGDPRHCPYLDIKTNLSFNWYFQSITDASYTGFTNATAGWLDTSSGWGRTSIPIDLPRYFMLIRQGLLSSQSIWSTMNGVSFFYYGQGGEIGNDKDPWPNGVPMRRLPWSSATATDAVTVNEMVRAADVGATLEEGFCVSKKDNTWYAKYWLGELYPDDQYTNWSSSGNLKCDTADSFYRRPFNAIADFGYQRGNCISFTGSASFLNGGTANAFRHEADGGADDDNITALGTAMGTVFNMPMLSQVFVARPFGFTSSTSWPQERALTPYSGIRTTLSIPAISGLNRVFYTTTRSANAITGPFYGNATVKVTQGISTCYMVYSGVSTQGDFGTTQIGKLVLASLLRTFLDSGLYASTQDRIPQVPLVDITRPTSADEFDNPSSIITEWTYNWTRWNQENYTEEYPAGYVDRLDLVTETPVIYSLKYSPDREQTWYHCVDDSIAQFGELSTNPAHFTTLSTYTWDVSAKAGGSYVLMVECYRQDFAANKFPLHHSYDKIGIYIRR